In a single window of the Platichthys flesus chromosome 5, fPlaFle2.1, whole genome shotgun sequence genome:
- the LOC133953684 gene encoding lysozyme C, milk isozyme, translating into MKELLVVLLVGCGLAQCTTLTKCQLKEQLGEAIDKLGKTGLGDSLDIQAKIVCYAELTSGFNTSAVGEKKVGSSTWALYGIFQLSDHVICSDGETPSLNKCSKSCSDLLDSDISDDMDCLLETLIDLIKLGFQAPHLEEVGMMAKMILFHRECMEQKPSDYFSECG; encoded by the exons atgaaggagctgctggtggtCCTGCTGGTCGGCTGTGGTCTGGCCCAATGCACCACTCTGACAAAGTGTCAACTGAAGGAGCAACTGGGGGAGGCGATCGACAAACTGGGAAAGACGGGACTGGGAGACAGCCTGGACATACAGGCCAAAA tcgTCTGCTACGCGGAGCTGACCTCTGGATTCAACACCAGTGCGGTGGGGGAGAAGAAGGTGGGCAGCTCCACCTGGGCGCTGTACGGGATCTTCCAGCTCAGCGATCACGTGATCTGCAGCGACGGAGAAACTCCATCTCTCAACAAATGTAGTAAAAGCTGCTCGG ACCTGCTCGACAGCGACATCAGCGATGACATGGACTGTCTGCTGGAGACCCTGATCGACCTCAT TAAACTGGGGTTCCAGGCGCCGcacctggaggaggtggggatGAT GGCCAAGATGATCCTGTTCCACCGGGAGTGCATGGAGCAGAAACCCAGCGACTACTTCTCTGAGTGTGGCTAA
- the LOC133953685 gene encoding otolith matrix protein OMM-64-like, whose amino-acid sequence MKLGLMVVVAVALMVPSLSEGRTVDKCELKEQLQEVLVLPRRLQRHKERIMAIVVCEAARRSRLDTALVRVFGRRTPTTAKPPTRPTKPVQPTKPTKPVQPTKPVQPTRPTKPTKPVQPTRPTKPVQPTKPLEPTRPTKPTKPVQPSKPVEPTIQTKPVEPTKPVEPTKPVQPTKPVEPTKPVQPTKPTKPVEPTKPVEPTIQTKPVEPTKPVEPTKPVEPTIQTKPVEPTKPVEPIRPVQPTQTTVISRRKRAADSKSDEDDSSDSLEAAMSEEEEEDSSMMGNEDTEEEDSSMMGNEDTEEEDSSMMGNEDTEEEDSGMMGNEDTEEEDSSMMGNEDTEEEDSSMMGNEDTEEGDEQKGDKDEVDAEEEDSSMMGNDDTEKEDGQKGDKDEVDAEEEDSSMMANDDTEKEDGQTGDKDEVDTEVEDSSMMANEDTEEEDSGMMGNDDTEKEDGQKGDKDEVDAEEEDSSMMANDDTEKEDGQTGDKDEVDAEEEDSSIMANDDTEEEDGQKGDKDEVDTEVEDSSIMANEDTEKEDGQTGHEDEVDTEVEDSSIMANEDTEKEDRQTGHEDEVDTEVEDSSIMANDNTEKEDGQTGDKDEVDTEVEDSSMMANEDTEEEDSGMMGNDDTEKEDGQKGDKDEVDAEEEDSSIMANDDTEEEDGQTGDEDEVDAEEEDGQTGDKDEVDVEEEDGQTGDEDEVDTEEEDGQTGDEDEVDTEAGGARRKRALRPSFGLYGLFQLSDIVFCDSGYRPSRNRCNTSCSAFTDEDLQDDIECLVASRHWRKLVRKASRRCRGFRSYNYFKECE is encoded by the exons ATGAAGCTGGgcctgatggtggtggtggctgtggCCCTCATGGTGCCCAGTCTGTCCGAGGGCCGCACCGTTGACAAGTGCgagctgaaggagcagctgcaggaggtgctGGTGCTGCCCAGACGGCTTCAACGCCACAAGGAGAGGATCATGGCCATAG TCGTCTGTGAAGCGGCCAGGAGGTCGCGTCTGGACACGGCTCTGGTCCGGGTGTTCGGCAGACGCACCCCCACGACAGCCAAACCACCAACCAGACCAACCAAACCAGtccaaccaaccaaaccaacaaaaccagtccaaccaaccaaaccagtCCAACCAACCAGACCAACCAAACCAACCAAACCAGTCCAACCAACCAGACCAACCAAACCAGTCCAACCAACCAAACCATTAGAACCAACCAGACCAACCAAACCAACCAAACCAGTCCAACCCTCCAAACCAGTAGAACCAACCATACAAACCAAACCAGTAGAACCAACCAAACCAGTAGAACCAACCAAACCAGTccaaccaaccaaaccagtAGAACCAACCAAACCAGtccaaccaaccaaaccaacCAAACCAGTAGAACCAACCAAACCAGTAGAACCAaccatacaaacaaaaccagtaGAACCAACCAAACCAGTAGAACCAACAAAACCAGTAGAACCAaccatacaaacaaaaccagtaGAACCAACCAAACCAGTAGAACCAATCAGACCAGTCCAACCAACCCAAACAACGGTTATCTCCAGACGAAAGCGGGCGGCCGACTCAAAAAGCGACGAGGACGACTCGTCAGACAGCCTCGAGGCAGCGatgagcgaggaagaggaggaagacagtaGCATGATGGGTAAtgaggacactgaggaggaagacagtAGCATGATGGGTAAtgaggacactgaggaggaagacagtAGCATGATGGGTAAtgaggacactgaggaggaagacagtGGCATGATGGGTAAtgaggacactgaggaggaagacagtAGCATGATGGGTAAtgaggacactgaggaggaagacagtAGCATGATGGGTAATGAGGACACTGAAGAGGGAGACGAACAAAAAGGGGACAAGGATGAGGTGgatgctgaggaggaagacagtAGCATGATGGGTAATGACGACACTGAGAAGGAAGACGGACAAAAAGGGGACAAGGATGAGGTGGAtgctgaggaagaggacagtAGCATGATGGCTAATGACGACACTGAGAAGGAAGACGGACAAACCGGGGACAAGGATGAGGTGGACACTGAGGTAGAGGACAGTAGCATGATGGCTAAtgaggacactgaggaggaagacagtGGCATGATGGGTAATGACGACACTGAGAAGGAAGACGGACAAAAAGGGGACAAGGATGAGGTGGAtgctgaggaagaggacagtAGCATGATGGCTAATGACGACACTGAGAAGGAAGACGGACAAACCGGGGACAAGGATGAGGTGGAtgctgaggaagaggacagtAGCATTATGGCTAATGACGACACTGAAGAGGAAGACGGACAAAAAGGGGACAAGGATGAGGTGGACACTGAGGTAGAGGACAGTAGCATTATGGCTAATGAGGACACTGAGAAGGAAGACGGACAAACAGGGCACGAGGATGAGGTGGACACTGAGGTAGAGGACAGTAGCATTATGGCTAATGAGGACACTGAGAAggaagacagacaaacagggcACGAGGATGAGGTGGACACTGAGGTAGAGGACAGTAGCATTATGGCTAATGACAACACTGAGAAGGAAGACGGACAAACCGGGGACAAGGATGAGGTGGACACTGAGGTAGAGGACAGTAGCATGATGGCTAAtgaggacactgaggaggaagacagtGGCATGATGGGTAATGACGACACTGAGAAGGAAGACGGACAAAAAGGGGACAAGGATGAGGTGGAtgctgaggaagaggacagtAGCATTATGGCTAATGACGACACTGAAGAGGAAGACGGACAAACAGGGGACGAGGATGAGGTGgatgctgaggaggaagacggaCAAACAGGGGACAAGGATGAGGTGGATGTTGAGGAGGAAGACGGACAAACAGGGGACGAGGATGAGGtggacactgaggaggaagacggaCAAACAGGGGACGAGGATGAGGTGGACACTGAGGCAGGTGGAGCTCGTAGGAAGAGAGCCCTTCGTCCGTCCTTCGGGCTCTATGGACTGTTCCAGCTGTCGGACATCGTCTTCTGTGATTCCGGTTACCGTCCGTCCAGGAACAGGTGCAACACGAGCTGCTCAG CTTTCACCGATGAAGACCTCCAGGACGACATCGAGTGCCTGGTCGCGTCCCGTCACTGGAG gaagttggtGAGGAAAGCTTCTCGCAGGTGCCGTGGATTCAGATCCTACAACTACTTCAAGGAATGTGAATGA
- the akt3b gene encoding RAC-gamma serine/threonine-protein kinase → MSDQNVVKEGWVQKRGEYIKNWRPRYFLLKSDGSFIGYKDKPQDSDLAYPLNNFSVAKCQLMKTERPKPNTFIIRCLQWTTVIERTFHVDTPDERDEWAEAIQTVADSLAKQEEEGILCSPTSQIENVNEEEMDTSIGHYKRKTMTDFDYLKLLGKGTFGKVILVREKASGTYYAMKILKKEVIIAKDEVAHTLTESRVLKNTRHPFLTSLKYSFQTKDRLCFVMEYVNGGELFFHLSRERVFSEDRTRFYGAEIVSALDYLHSAKIVYRDLKLENLMLDKDGHIKITDFGLCKEGITDTATMKTFCGTPEYLAPEVLEDNDYGRAVDWWGLGVVTYEMMCGRLPFYNQDHEKLFELILMEEIKFPRTLSADAKSLLSGLLIKDPNKRLGGGPDDAKEIMRHSFFGTIDWQDVYDKKLVPPFQPQVSSETDTRYFDEEFTAQTITITPPEKYDEDGMDAADNERRPHFPQFSYSASGRE, encoded by the exons ATGAGCGACCAGAACGTCGTGAAGGAAGGCTGGGTCCAGAAACGAG gtgaGTACATCAAGAACTGGCGACCGCGCTACTTCCTGCTGAAGTCGGACGGCTCCTTCATCGGCTACAAGGACAAACCCCAGGACTCGGACTTGGCCTATCCGCTCAACAACTTCTCTGTAGCAA AATGTCAGCTGATGAAGACGGAGCGGCCCAAGCCCAACACCTTCATCATCCGCTGTCTGCAGTGGACCACCGTCATCGAGAGGACTTTCCACGTGGACACGCCCGACGAGAG GGACGAGTGGGCCGAGGCCATTCAGACGGTCGCAGACTCTCTGGccaagcaggaggaggagggaatccTGTGCAGCCCCACGTCCCAGATCGAGAACGTGaacgaggaggagatggacacGTCCATCGGCCACTACAAACGGAAG ACAATGACTGACTTCGACTATCTGAAGCTTCTGGGCAAAGGCACGTTTGGGAAAGTCATTCTGGTGAGAGAGAAGGCGAGCGGCACCTACTACGCCATGAAGATCCTGAAGAAAGAAGTCATCATAGCCAAG GATGAAGTCGCTCACACACTAACAGAAAGTAGAGTATTAAAAAATACCCGACATCCATTCCTAACT tctctgaAGTACTCGTTCCAGACGAAGGACCGGCTGTGCTTCGTGATGGAGTACGTCAACGGAGGAGAG cTGTTTTTCCACTTgtcgagagagagagttttCTCAGAGGACCGAACCCGTTTCTACGGCGCAGAGATCGTCTCGGCTCTCGACTACCTACATTCTGCCAAGATCGTTTATCGTGATCTGAAG CTGGAGAACCTCATGTTGGACAAAGACGGTCACATCAAGATCACCGACTTCGGCCTGTGCAAAGAAGGCATCACCGACACTGCCACCATGAAGACCTTCTGTGGAACACCAGAATACCTGgctcctgag GTGCTGGAGGACAACGACTACGGGCGGGCGGTGGACTGGTGGGGTCTCGGCGTGGTGACGTATGAGATGATGTGCGGCCGTCTGCCGTTCTACAACCAGGACCACGAGAAGCTGTTTGAGCTCATCCTCATGGAGGAGATCAAGTTCCCTCGAACGCTGTCGGCCGACGCCAAGTCGCTGCTGTCGGGGCTGCTCATCAAGGACCCCAACAAACG ACTGGGCGGCGGACCGGATGACGCGAAGGAGATCATGCGACACAGTTTCTTTGGCACAATCGACTGGCAGGACGTCTACGACAAGAAG CTCGTCCCCCCCTTCCAGCCCCAGGTCAGCTCGGAGACGGACACGCGCTACTTTGACGAGGAGTTCACAGCACAGACCATCACCATCACTCCGCCGGAGAAAT ACGACGAGGACGGGATGGACGCGGCGGACAACGAGCGGAGGCCTCACTTCCCACAGTTCTCCTACTCGGCCAGCGGGCGGGAGTGA